Genomic DNA from Anas platyrhynchos isolate ZD024472 breed Pekin duck chromosome 30, IASCAAS_PekinDuck_T2T, whole genome shotgun sequence:
aaatgtaacaaaacactgttgattATGCTTTAGTATAAGGCCTTCATATTATGATGCTATTGGGAATCCTGGGGAGCCCTCACGCACAAACGAGAACAAGCTTCTACAATGCAGTTGGGGAAAAGACATAAGGGTAGCACTAACACAACTCACTGGAGGTGGTAGGTGTGTGTGCACGGTtcctagtgggaagtgtcaccTATGTAATATcatggagaatggaaaacaatcagccGAGTGGTTAATCCCAGCCAACAACGCTAGGTGGGTTTGTTTGTGAGTGGGCATAACTCCTTGTCTATCACTAAAACTCTTTAATGTGTCTCGTGATTTCTGTATACAGGTgataattataccaaggattctataccacCCTGAGGATTATATGTACACCCAGACACAGTGGAAAGTCATCATCTAGAAAGACGGGAACCATTCACGGCTCTAACTTTGGCCACCCTAATAAtcctgggaggagctggagtGGGGACCAGGGTAGCCTCAttggttaaacaaaatcaagaatttacttCCTTATGCATTGCTGTGGACGAGGATCTGACCCAAATTGAACAATCCATCTCAGCCCTGGAAAATCTATCAGGTTGCTTTCAGAGGTAGTGTTACAAAATCATAGGGGATTAGATTGGGTATTTTTTTACAACAGGACGGGCTGTGTGCAGCCTCGAAAGAGGAATGCTGTGTGTATGCTGATCACACTGGAGAGGTAAGAGATACAATGGCAAGACCCAGggaagggttgaaaaaaaaaaaaggaaacgggAGAATGAAGCCCGACAGAGCTGGTACGaatcttggtttaattattcaccttggcttactactttattatcaacaataacaggacctttgttgttcttaataatagcactaacttttggaccatgtatttttaataaattgattgCGATTGTAAAGGGACATTTAGAAGCGGCACATTTAATGCTCATACATGCCAGATACGAGCCAATAAGTACCAAAGAAGGAATTGAGGAAACATTAGTTCTTAGTAGCCAGGCATTGCCGAgattcaatgaacaaaatgagtaactaaaagaaaaaggagggattgtaatacacaataaatgtttgttcattgtcttttgtattataaaaacaaggagttctgtttgaggaacgggagttgtgaaaactccctgctgaagtaaggagctggataatgcttggctagacactatgaaaattcttttgcctaatgtaacaaaaaagagaaccccctccccttctctccttctgcatctcagttgtctcttttgtttaaagacactgttgcaaagttcatgtaaccatctcctgataagttgttaaactagtgtatcaacatcctgccttcctgtctcaggctgggccaacatgaccaaataaagaaagaagttgaaccacaacgctgaggaagactacggccttcatcttcacgaccaccagagggacagagacgaccccctagcaacagtgcgcgcagtcgcagaatataccaggatgtgctgcgtaatcctgaaatcaccaagatataaaaagggaccctggcgggggtgaggtgcacgccgttggcggagccgagactccccggctgcccagcgctgttttgcttgctgttgcttactcaataaattcctttaaattattaatgcaatgctctctgaaaatttattaagggggcaacttataacactggTCAGTGCCCAGCCTCATCTCTCCACCCTGctgaggtccctctgaatggcagcagagCCCTTTGGGATCTCAGatactcctcccagctttgtgtcatcaacaaaggtgctgggggtgcacatCATCCACTTCATTGATGAATAACTTGAAATACAGAGAGGAACTTTGGCATGTCCTGTACCCCTGCACACCCAGTTAGGGCAATTCCTGCTGCAGGAATCAGTCAGCAAAGTGTTTAGAGAGGGCCAGTCAGTGTTTCCTTTGTCTGCTTCCAAGTGTGTTCCCCAggagagaccctgctgccttccagGAGCCGTGAGCCctggagccccagggccatgtgcagggagcctggtggggggcagagcaagggaggccttgggctgggcctctgctgctgagctgggccgggctcctgggcccaaggggagctcctggcaagcgggcagtgctgcacagagacagctctgcccaggagcagctcctctgcacagtgcagcagggctgggggcactgcctgcagagacacagtgcttaaaggcaggcataagtggcagcatgcccagagctcaccGGGGGAGAAGACTTcgcagccctgcacccggtaagtctctggctggagggcaatgcagccgcagttcgtggaggcaggagaagccgggggtgcaggcaggggtgtccagggctgtggtgcagagcagggtccttgctgtgccccaggggctgtgtgccggggcagggcctctgccgcctgccaggctcagcactcagcctgcctggggagctgcccagggcgctgcggggagaagctgcgggtggaaggagcccccccagcagggcagggtcctgctgctggcgggaggctgctgcctggggcagcttGCTCACAGATCCACAGCACAGCAAGAGAATTTCACTCTCATCTTTCCTTAGCCTctcctttcagtttctgttttaggttcagtagaaacagaaatatatgaTGTTATTTTCTAGAAAAGCCTGACAGTCCTAAGGCATCCTAAGGAGGTTACAAGGACCCCCAGTAAATCCCTATCCTGCCCCTTAGCCCCTAGAAAGCTCCACCACCACTcgtgcagtgtcagcagggttTGTGTGCCCTGGGCTCTAGGACGTGCTCCCAgcaagctgcccctgggcagacccctgctgccaggaggtgtctgcagggcagagctgagcacccagcgggtgggatgggggctgtgagctgcaggcagaggcgtggggacagagacccagctgcaggcacagaCAACGGTAGGCAGCAGAGCCATCGGCAGCgagtgagagggagctgctcccagagACAACATGGCAGGGGGATTTTGCCATTTATCTGCATTCCCTGCACTGTTGTTGCCTTTCACactgcagtcctccagcctctTCCCCTCCCGCAGTATAGACCCTCAGACATGATTGCATGGGAATTTGTTCATGAGTCGCCTTTGGAGTCAACCATGTAAGGCATAATTCAGGTGCAGCTCAAGCACCAATGCTGCACGTTCTGTCATGCAGATATGTTAATGGGGAATAAGTCTCCATGTCCCCTCATCACATCTAGGGCTCTGGAAATGCTTTATGCAGGGCTGTGAATGACCTGACCCTACCTACAGATCACCCACTTCTAGGGCATTCCACTACTTTCCTGCAAGGTTTCTTCTGGGGTACAGGCTGCCCTTCACTATGGCTGCCATAGCAGCTCTGTGCTATCCATGGAGAAGACAGCTGAGGGCTAAGGGCATGGAAATGCTGCTGGACATCTCTGTGTGATTAAGTTTAATGATTTCCCTATCACTTTCTAGGTGAGGAGAACTGAGATCATCCTCAAGAGGTGAAGAGATTGGATATTTGCACTTGGAATTTGCACTGGATTCCTTTGCTTAAGAGGTTTTCCTGAAAGCAGAGCATCAGTTTTGAGGTTTAACAAGAAATATAATACATATTGCTCACAGAATACAGCctaacatttttctgtattttcctccGCAGATAGATCCCCATGCCAAAAGGAgtcaaatgtccaacagcagctccatcaccgagttcctcctcctgccatttgcagacacacgggagctgcagctcctgcacttcgcactcttcctgggcatctacctggctgccctcctgggcaacggcctcagtCTCACCGccatagcctgtgaccaccgcctccacacccccatgtacttcttcctcctcaaccttgccctcctcgacctgggctgcatctccaccactgtccccaaagccatggccaattccatCTGGGACACTAAAGCCATCTCCTactcaggatgtgctgcacagttcttttttttcctctttttgataTCAGCGGAATATTgccttctcaccatcatgtcctatgaccgctatgttgccatctgcaagcccctgcactacgggaacctcctgggcagcagagcttgtgcccagatggcagcagctgcctggggtagtGGCTTTCTCTATGCtttgctgcacactgccaatacattttccctgcccctctgcaaAGGCAATGTTGTGGAtcagtttttctgtgaaatccctCAGATCctccagctctcctgctcagattccCACCTCAGGGAACTTTGGGTACTTATGGTTGGTATTTGTTTTGCatctggctgttttgttttcattcttttttcctatgtacagattttcagtgctgtgttgaggatgccctctgagcagggccagcacaaagccttttccacatgcctccctcacctggctgtggtctccctctttgTCAGCACTGGCTTTTTTGCCTACCTCAAGaccctctccttctcctccccaacCCTAGATCTTGTgatggcagttctgtactcggtgatGCCCCCAACATTGAACCCTCttatctacagcatgagaaacaaggAGCTCAAGAGTGCTATTAGGAAAGGAATTTCATGGACATTTCTGAATGGTAATaaacttttcctctttctccacaAATGACTTCCTGGGTATGCTTTGAAGGCCTGGTACTTGTTTCATTAAgagta
This window encodes:
- the LOC139999779 gene encoding olfactory receptor 14A16-like encodes the protein MSNSSSITEFLLLPFADTRELQLLHFALFLGIYLAALLGNGLSLTAIACDHRLHTPMYFFLLNLALLDLGCISTTVPKAMANSIWDTKAISYSGCAAQFFFFLFLISAEYCLLTIMSYDRYVAICKPLHYGNLLGSRACAQMAAAAWGSGFLYALLHTANTFSLPLCKGNVVDQFFCEIPQILQLSCSDSHLRELWVLMVGICFASGCFVFILFSYVQIFSAVLRMPSEQGQHKAFSTCLPHLAVVSLFVSTGFFAYLKTLSFSSPTLDLVMAVLYSVMPPTLNPLIYSMRNKELKSAIRKGISWTFLNGNKLFLFLHK